In a single window of the Halobaculum lipolyticum genome:
- a CDS encoding cryptochrome/photolyase family protein, with protein sequence MTVWLLGDQLHREAAPLRSADHVLMIEAHGFADRLPYHPQKLTLVFSAMRHARDALREDGYDVTYVEAESFGAGLDRYFEANPGDALVLQRPASHAAGERLRDMVEERGGDCTLVANDGFLTTPADFAEWADARGGTEGPYRQEHWYRHVRRETGVLMDGDDPVGGDWNYDDENRETPPENWSPPGIPEFEPDEITREVHAFVTERYDAHWGSHDLADFVWPVTRGQALHALDHFVEVRLPEFGPYQDAMVEGEWALDHSLLSPAINLGLLGPREVVDAVVDAYHDGDGDTAAPLNSVEGFVRQVIGWREFVRHVYRESMPAMGEANQLDQTRDLPEAYWTGETDMVCLSEAVGHVRDHGYAHHIERLMVLSNFALLYGADPHELNRWFHLGFVDAFHWVTTPNVVGMGTFATDALSSKPYASSANYVNEMSDYCSGCPYYHTKTTGEGACPFNALYWDFLRENEETLRGTGRMGLMYSHVDGKDDEEWAAIEERAAEVREMGADGTL encoded by the coding sequence ATGACCGTCTGGCTCCTCGGCGACCAACTGCACCGCGAGGCCGCACCGCTCCGCTCGGCAGACCACGTCCTCATGATCGAGGCGCACGGCTTCGCCGACCGACTGCCGTACCACCCGCAGAAGCTCACCCTCGTCTTCTCGGCGATGCGCCACGCCCGCGACGCGCTCCGCGAGGACGGCTACGACGTGACGTACGTCGAGGCGGAGTCGTTCGGCGCGGGGCTGGATCGGTACTTCGAGGCGAACCCGGGCGACGCGCTGGTGCTCCAGCGCCCGGCGAGCCACGCCGCCGGCGAGCGCCTGCGCGACATGGTGGAGGAACGCGGCGGCGACTGCACCCTCGTCGCGAACGACGGCTTCCTCACCACGCCCGCCGACTTCGCCGAGTGGGCCGACGCCCGCGGCGGCACCGAGGGACCCTACCGCCAGGAGCACTGGTACCGCCACGTCCGCCGCGAGACGGGCGTCCTGATGGACGGCGACGACCCGGTGGGCGGCGACTGGAACTACGACGACGAGAACCGCGAGACCCCGCCCGAGAACTGGTCGCCGCCGGGCATCCCCGAGTTCGAACCCGACGAGATCACACGGGAGGTCCACGCGTTCGTCACCGAACGCTACGACGCCCACTGGGGGAGCCACGACCTCGCGGACTTCGTCTGGCCCGTCACCCGCGGGCAGGCGCTCCACGCCCTCGACCACTTCGTCGAGGTGCGCCTCCCGGAGTTCGGCCCGTACCAGGACGCGATGGTCGAGGGGGAGTGGGCGCTGGACCACTCGCTGCTGTCGCCGGCGATCAACCTCGGCCTGCTCGGCCCGCGAGAGGTCGTCGACGCCGTCGTCGACGCGTACCACGACGGCGACGGCGACACCGCCGCGCCGCTCAACTCCGTCGAGGGGTTCGTCCGGCAGGTGATCGGCTGGCGGGAGTTCGTGCGCCACGTGTACCGCGAGTCGATGCCGGCGATGGGCGAGGCGAACCAGTTGGACCAGACACGCGACCTCCCGGAGGCGTACTGGACCGGCGAGACGGACATGGTGTGTCTCTCGGAGGCGGTCGGGCACGTCCGCGACCACGGCTACGCCCACCACATCGAGCGGCTGATGGTGCTGTCGAACTTCGCGCTGCTCTACGGCGCCGACCCGCACGAACTGAACCGCTGGTTCCACCTCGGCTTCGTCGACGCCTTCCACTGGGTGACGACGCCGAACGTCGTCGGGATGGGGACGTTCGCGACGGACGCGCTCTCCTCGAAGCCGTACGCGTCGTCGGCGAACTACGTCAACGAGATGAGCGACTACTGCTCGGGCTGTCCGTACTACCACACCAAGACGACCGGCGAGGGTGCCTGCCCGTTCAACGCGCTGTACTGGGACTTCCTGAGGGAGAACGAGGAGACGCTCCGAGGGACGGGACGGATGGGGCTGATGTACTCCCACGTCGACGGGAAAGACGACGAGGAGTGGGCCGCCATCGAGGAGCGCGCCGCCGAGGTCCGGGAGATGGGCGCGGACGGGACGCTGTAG